In Clarias gariepinus isolate MV-2021 ecotype Netherlands chromosome 1, CGAR_prim_01v2, whole genome shotgun sequence, one DNA window encodes the following:
- the sox32 gene encoding SRY-box transcription factor 32, translated as MYFDRMFPSLDMGTMQEMLESEPRCYAASEQPEVSVSGPSSPASAESELSCSSPETKPTPETRVRRPLNAFIIWTKEERRRLAQLNPDLENTDLSKILGKTWKAMSLAEKRPYMQEAERLRVQHTIDHPNYKYRPRRRKTNKRVAKMTSNETNVSPNFHLSYMLQNQALQYPYTHSHALSTSYTHPHGPNFQHNPAPLQNGPTFTNGGVAFPDGGVLLNSSLASPPQAVYSSECQFYYSSHHAVQQRGEQWDWRGTDVCACVLCSGGPSLEFYLEQVQVDMLDQLDRSEFDQYLNPVQPKSHHFQ; from the exons ATGTACTTTGACAGAATGTTTCCTTCTCTGGACATGGGCACGATGCAAGAAATGCTGGAAAGCGAGCCGCGCTGTTACGCAGCGTCTGAACAGCCCGAGGTTTCTGTCTCAGGGCCTTCCAGCCCGGCCTCTGCTGAATCAGAGCTCAGCTGCTCCAGCCCGGAAACCAAACCGACACCGGAAACCCGAGTGAGGAGACCTCTGAACGCCTTCATCATTTGGACCAAAGAGGAACGCAGACGTCTTGCGCAGCTCAACCCAGATCTGGAAAACACCGATCTGAGCAAAATACTCG GTAAGACCTGGAAAGCCATGTCTCTGGCAGAAAAACGTCCATACATGCAGGAGGCAGAGCGACTCAGGGTCCAACACACTATCGACCATCCCAACTACAAGTACCGTCCGCGTCGACGCAAGACCAACAAGCGTGTTGCCAAGATGACCTCGAATGAAACCAACGTCTCACCCAACTTCCACCTCAGCTATATGCTTCAGAACCAAGCTCTTCAAtatccatacacacactcacatgcactCTCCACCTCATACACCCACCCTCATGGGCCTAATTTTCAGCATAATCCTGCCCCATTACAGAATGGGCCAACATTCACAAATGGAGGGGTAGCATTTCCAGATGGAGGAGTGCTTTTGAACTCATCTTTAGCAAGCCCACCTCAAGCTGTGTACTCATCAGAATGCCAGTTCTACTACAGTTCCCATCATGCAGTGCAGCAGAGAGGAGAGCAGTGGGATTGGCGGGGGACAGACGTTTGTGCTTGTGTCCTGTGCTCAGGTGGTCCGTCACTAGAATTTTACCTAGAACAGGTACAAGTGGACATGCTTGACCAGCTGGACCGCAGTGAGTTTGACCAGTATCTCAATCCCGTCCAGCCTAAAAGCCatcactttcaataa